A genomic region of Leptolyngbya sp. NIES-2104 contains the following coding sequences:
- the trmFO gene encoding FADH(2)-oxidizing methylenetetrahydrofolate--tRNA-(uracil(54)-C(5))-methyltransferase TrmFO: MTDFSPIHVIGGGLAGTEAAWQIAQAGIPVILHEMRPVRQSPAHHSEHLAELVCSNSFGAQATDRASGLLHEELRRLGSIVIQTADKHQVPAGGALAVDRGVFSQDLTETLSSHPLIELRRGEMTEIPRDGIVVLTTGPLTSEALAEDLREFTGMAYMSFFDAASPIVVGESIDFETAFLASRYDRGEAAYLNCPMNKEQYLHFWQELCKAQQAELKDFERETAKFFEACLPIEEMARRGEDTMRYGPLKPVGLFDARKGDFRENKEHRPYAVVQLRQEDKSGQLWNMVGFQTNLKWGEQKRVFQLIPGLENAEFVRMGVMHRNTFINSPELLLPTLQFKSRSTLLAAGQLSGTEGYTAACAGGWLAGTNAARIALGLQTVTLPVTSMMGALFDFISSASPKHFQPMPPNFGILPELPKKIRNKQERYGQYRDRALSDLDQFRLSLPKSYALALS; encoded by the coding sequence ATGACTGACTTTTCTCCGATTCATGTCATTGGTGGCGGACTCGCCGGAACAGAAGCCGCTTGGCAAATCGCTCAAGCGGGTATTCCGGTGATTCTTCACGAAATGCGCCCCGTTCGACAAAGTCCCGCTCATCACTCCGAGCATTTGGCGGAACTCGTTTGCAGTAATTCATTCGGAGCGCAAGCGACCGATCGCGCTTCGGGACTGTTGCACGAAGAACTGCGGCGATTGGGATCGATCGTGATTCAAACGGCAGATAAGCATCAGGTTCCAGCCGGGGGAGCGTTGGCAGTCGATCGAGGTGTTTTCAGTCAAGATTTAACCGAAACGCTGTCGAGCCATCCGCTGATCGAATTGCGGCGTGGGGAAATGACGGAAATTCCGAGAGATGGCATTGTCGTGCTGACGACGGGACCGCTGACCAGTGAAGCACTCGCGGAGGATTTACGTGAATTCACGGGAATGGCTTATATGAGCTTTTTCGATGCGGCAAGTCCGATCGTCGTGGGCGAATCGATCGACTTTGAGACGGCATTTTTAGCATCGCGCTACGATCGAGGAGAAGCCGCCTATCTCAACTGCCCCATGAATAAGGAGCAATATCTCCATTTCTGGCAAGAATTGTGCAAGGCGCAACAGGCAGAATTGAAAGATTTTGAGCGGGAAACGGCGAAGTTTTTTGAAGCGTGTTTACCGATCGAAGAAATGGCAAGACGCGGCGAAGATACGATGCGTTATGGTCCGCTTAAACCTGTGGGCTTGTTCGATGCTCGAAAAGGTGATTTCCGCGAAAACAAAGAGCATCGCCCTTATGCAGTCGTTCAACTGCGTCAAGAAGACAAATCCGGGCAACTCTGGAACATGGTCGGCTTTCAGACGAATTTGAAATGGGGTGAACAAAAGCGCGTCTTTCAACTCATTCCAGGTTTAGAAAATGCCGAATTTGTTCGCATGGGTGTAATGCACCGGAATACCTTTATTAACTCGCCTGAATTGCTCTTGCCGACTTTGCAATTTAAATCGCGATCGACGTTGCTTGCCGCCGGACAATTGAGCGGAACCGAAGGTTACACTGCCGCTTGTGCGGGTGGATGGCTTGCGGGAACGAATGCCGCGAGAATTGCTCTTGGATTACAGACAGTCACTTTACCTGTCACTTCCATGATGGGCGCATTGTTTGACTTTATTAGTTCTGCGTCTCCCAAGCATTTCCAACCGATGCCGCCGAACTTCGGAATTTTACCCGAACTGCCGAAGAAGATTCGCAACAAACAAGAGCGGTATGGACAATATCGCGATCGCGCTCTTTCAGATCTCGACCAATTCCGCCTTTCTCTTCCTAAATCCTATGCGCTTGCTTTGTCTTAG
- a CDS encoding lipid-A-disaccharide synthase-related protein, whose translation MRLLCLSNGHGEDTIAIRILQALQQKSDCSIEALPIVGEGRVYRKANIPVIGSVKVMPSGGFIYMDNKQLVRDIQGGLVKLTLEQIKTIKHWAKEDGLILAVGDIVPMLFAWMSSAPFAFVATAKSEYYIRDEKGELPRKSWWDDRLERSTGCIFQPWDRWLMKRSQCKAVFPRDRLTAQVLKRFNVPAFDLGNPMMDGLEWSGSESFDGFTIALVPGSRPPECFANWELILQAIDNLSDLKRPMQFLSAIAPGIDLDQLHHLLVSYRWRSTEPNTYVNGYGDNLPALKLMPGRFAECIQRSEIAIAMAGTATEQFIGLGKPALIMPGAGPQFTPAFAEAQTRLLGASVTLVSHPSQMSSAIRSLLENPDRIQVIADNGRRRMGEPGAADRISDRLLQIMQSL comes from the coding sequence ATGCGCTTGCTTTGTCTTAGTAACGGTCACGGTGAAGATACGATCGCAATTCGCATTCTTCAAGCGTTGCAGCAAAAATCAGATTGTTCGATCGAGGCTTTACCGATCGTTGGGGAAGGTCGCGTTTACAGAAAGGCAAATATTCCCGTGATTGGCTCGGTGAAGGTGATGCCATCAGGCGGATTCATTTATATGGATAACAAGCAATTGGTGAGAGACATACAGGGAGGATTAGTAAAACTAACGCTAGAACAAATCAAAACGATCAAACATTGGGCAAAGGAAGATGGTTTAATTCTGGCAGTGGGCGATATTGTTCCGATGTTATTCGCTTGGATGAGTAGCGCACCGTTTGCCTTTGTTGCGACTGCGAAATCAGAGTATTACATTCGCGATGAGAAAGGTGAATTGCCAAGAAAATCTTGGTGGGACGATCGCTTAGAACGATCGACCGGATGTATTTTCCAACCTTGGGATCGTTGGCTGATGAAACGATCGCAATGTAAAGCTGTTTTTCCCCGCGATCGCTTAACCGCTCAAGTGCTCAAACGCTTCAATGTTCCTGCTTTTGATCTCGGTAATCCGATGATGGATGGCTTGGAATGGTCAGGCTCAGAATCATTTGATGGATTCACGATCGCGCTGGTTCCCGGTTCTCGTCCGCCCGAATGTTTTGCAAATTGGGAATTGATTTTACAAGCGATCGACAATTTAAGCGATCTGAAACGTCCAATGCAATTTTTGAGCGCGATCGCACCCGGAATCGATCTTGATCAATTACATCATTTATTAGTGAGTTATCGCTGGCGTTCTACAGAACCGAATACTTATGTGAATGGATATGGCGATAATTTACCTGCATTAAAACTAATGCCGGGACGATTCGCTGAGTGTATTCAAAGAAGTGAGATCGCGATCGCAATGGCAGGAACCGCCACCGAACAATTTATCGGACTCGGAAAACCTGCGTTAATCATGCCGGGAGCCGGACCGCAATTTACACCTGCATTTGCGGAAGCTCAGACTCGATTATTAGGTGCATCGGTCACACTCGTTTCACATCCATCTCAGATGAGTTCTGCGATCCGATCTCTGCTCGAAAATCCCGATCGCATTCAAGTCATCGCAGATAATGGACGGCGACGCATGGGAGAACCGGGAGCCGCTGACCGAATTAGCGATCGACTCCTCCAAATTATGCAAAGTCTTTAA
- a CDS encoding NADPH-dependent F420 reductase, producing MKIGVIGAGGIGGTIGTLWAKAGHEIFFSSRNPEKLSELITSENTHAGTVADAAKFADVILFACYYWTIDEALSAAGSLDGKILIDATNPYMREDGKIHRVPDASSGLELTAKLPNTKVVKAYNTLPTATFANEAHQSEPYAVFYCGDDSEAKAIVAQLIADSGFAGVDIGDMTQVTHQEPGGVLYNHPMSIEQAQKLTRSLI from the coding sequence ATGAAAATAGGTGTTATTGGAGCGGGCGGCATCGGTGGAACGATCGGGACGCTCTGGGCAAAAGCAGGTCACGAAATCTTCTTTAGTTCTCGCAATCCCGAAAAACTCTCTGAGTTAATCACAAGCGAGAACACGCATGCAGGAACGGTTGCAGACGCGGCAAAGTTCGCAGATGTGATTCTATTCGCGTGTTACTACTGGACGATCGATGAAGCTCTTTCCGCTGCTGGCTCACTCGATGGCAAAATCTTAATCGATGCGACGAATCCTTATATGCGCGAAGATGGCAAAATTCATCGCGTCCCTGATGCAAGTTCCGGTTTAGAACTCACTGCAAAACTCCCAAATACAAAAGTCGTGAAAGCTTACAACACGCTACCGACAGCGACCTTTGCAAATGAGGCACATCAATCGGAACCGTATGCGGTGTTTTACTGCGGCGATGATTCGGAAGCGAAGGCGATCGTCGCTCAACTCATCGCTGATAGTGGCTTTGCTGGAGTCGATATCGGTGATATGACTCAAGTAACGCATCAAGAACCGGGCGGCGTATTGTACAACCACCCGATGTCGATCGAACAAGCGCAGAAATTAACTCGCTCACTGATCTGA
- a CDS encoding universal stress protein, with the protein MLNTVLVALDMTANTSKSRLSDQVLQTLEELHLEARSKVVLSHVVPANQSEVEVVVDRPLTDSEHFPYTQIEEQLHSYQQRLECNSQVEIVTGDPAEEIVRLAKIHQADLIVLGSRGLTGMKRILLGSVSSQIVEDAPCSVLVVKPK; encoded by the coding sequence ATGCTGAATACAGTTCTTGTTGCGCTAGATATGACGGCAAACACGTCGAAATCAAGACTGTCTGATCAAGTCCTGCAAACGTTGGAAGAATTACATCTTGAAGCGCGATCGAAGGTTGTTCTCTCTCACGTCGTGCCTGCGAATCAGTCAGAAGTGGAAGTCGTTGTCGATCGACCCCTCACCGATTCTGAACATTTCCCCTACACGCAGATCGAAGAACAACTTCACAGCTATCAACAGCGCTTAGAGTGCAATAGCCAAGTTGAGATTGTGACGGGTGATCCCGCTGAAGAAATCGTGCGACTCGCCAAAATTCACCAGGCAGATTTGATTGTGTTGGGGAGCCGAGGATTAACCGGAATGAAGCGAATTCTCCTCGGCTCTGTCAGTAGTCAAATCGTGGAAGATGCTCCTTGCTCGGTTTTAGTCGTCAAGCCGAAATAG
- a CDS encoding uracil-DNA glycosylase family protein, producing MPNDEQISLFDVPSTEASTPSGFDPELIPTSAKIPIPVGTYQTMEQMGEHCNRCHRCDLGASRTHAVIGRGNLNAPIMIVGEGPGQTEDETGMPFVGRSGQLLDRILEAVHLTTEEHVFICNVVKCRPPENRTPTTDEAEACKGYLAEQIRMVDPKIILLTGATAMKALVGIKQGITKVRGQWIEKDDRFYMPIFHPAYLLRNPSKEKGSPKWLMWQDIQAVRTKLDEIQGS from the coding sequence ATGCCGAACGACGAACAAATCAGCCTATTTGATGTGCCTTCTACGGAAGCCTCGACTCCGAGCGGTTTCGATCCGGAGTTGATTCCGACGAGCGCAAAGATTCCCATTCCAGTCGGAACCTATCAAACGATGGAGCAGATGGGCGAACACTGTAATCGCTGTCATCGCTGCGATTTGGGCGCGTCTCGGACTCATGCGGTGATCGGACGCGGTAATTTGAATGCGCCGATTATGATTGTTGGGGAAGGTCCGGGACAGACAGAGGATGAAACCGGAATGCCGTTTGTGGGACGATCGGGGCAATTGCTCGATCGTATTCTCGAAGCCGTTCATCTTACGACCGAAGAACACGTTTTCATCTGTAACGTGGTCAAGTGCCGCCCTCCAGAAAATCGGACTCCCACCACCGATGAGGCGGAAGCGTGTAAGGGCTATTTAGCCGAACAAATCCGCATGGTCGATCCGAAGATTATTCTATTGACCGGAGCCACGGCGATGAAAGCTCTGGTGGGAATTAAGCAAGGGATTACGAAAGTTCGGGGACAGTGGATCGAGAAAGACGATCGTTTCTATATGCCAATTTTTCATCCTGCTTATCTGTTGAGAAATCCATCGAAAGAAAAAGGCAGTCCGAAATGGCTGATGTGGCAGGATATCCAAGCGGTTCGCACCAAGTTAGACGAAATTCAGGGTAGCTAA
- a CDS encoding GNAT family N-acetyltransferase, producing MIVDAAPNHFSIKVVNFDRDFQDIVAIRMSVFQDEQGVEPELEFDGLDEAATHFLAYDRDSAVGTARVRFLDAHTAKLERVAVLLDRRKYGIGRKIVETVLEFLANKNISDLRIHAQISVVAFYQKLGFVTEGEPFDEAGIPHIKMNYKFPQS from the coding sequence ATGATAGTCGATGCTGCTCCGAATCATTTCTCGATTAAAGTCGTAAATTTCGATCGCGATTTTCAAGATATTGTTGCGATTCGGATGAGTGTTTTTCAAGACGAACAAGGAGTCGAACCCGAATTAGAATTCGATGGATTAGATGAAGCCGCAACGCATTTTTTGGCGTATGACCGAGACAGCGCGGTTGGGACAGCGCGGGTTCGATTTTTGGATGCCCATACTGCAAAATTAGAACGAGTTGCGGTATTGCTCGATCGAAGAAAGTATGGAATTGGTAGAAAAATTGTGGAAACTGTTCTAGAATTTTTAGCTAACAAAAATATTTCTGATTTACGGATTCATGCTCAGATATCTGTAGTAGCGTTTTATCAAAAATTGGGGTTTGTTACGGAGGGCGAACCGTTTGATGAAGCCGGGATTCCCCATATCAAAATGAACTACAAGTTTCCGCAATCTTAG